A DNA window from Drosophila virilis strain 15010-1051.87 chromosome 4, Dvir_AGI_RSII-ME, whole genome shotgun sequence contains the following coding sequences:
- the salm gene encoding homeotic protein spalt-major isoform X1 has product MRSDFKDNHQETINKMIQFGTVKYGIVKQLKDRARSAEKDIASDQEDNGACSPLTTATASASAGNSPCPSRSPQQHSEDEREPEQVSEQELVPEVSAQSESEIGKEIENNADETNADHNHNNNNNNKLVMTKPPVEHEVEQNANLNASMPNSPTAATSSMGEATSQAKSPKKELDVDVEMQDEGTPRGKNSTTPPATNAVIAGAAAQQFGATPVTLEAIQNMQMAIAQFAAKTIANGASGTDNEAAMKQLAFLQQTLFNLQQQQLFQIQLIQQLQSQLALNQVKQNEDEADEELEPEEREDGETDTYEEEERIADMELRQKAEARMAESKARQHLINAGVPLRERSRSISPAATSLSTSSLKRKREEDASAKSSGASAKIFGEQESSQDALNKLKEMENMPLPFGADLSSSIITNHDDLPEPNSLDLLQKRTQEVLDSASQGILANNMADDFAFGDKSSDGKGRNEPFFKHRCRYCGKVFGSDSALQIHIRSHTGERPFKCNVCGSRFTTKGNLKVHFQRHAQKFPHVPMNATPIPEHMDKFHPPLLDQMSPDSSPTQSPAPATGLPPPSTSTLTQMQPSMSFASSPAFPGLPGIYRPPMELLKSLGATAGSTAGLPHPFFPQMPGLGAALKHTHDQSQDMPTDLRKSSGPSSPHEEEDNIAARLPVKSELMEEEKTEHTMEAATAESAEMEPLPLEVRIKEERIDEDQMHLQEGMQKPEAPNRRTPTPSSSTVPHTPPLMQRQNHHVHSHSSVMPAYPPVVQPIQPPAIMHAQCSPGSQTHLDQLPTPGQLPPTMPQREDFFAERFPLNFTSKTDDHSPIRSPAGHAHAHIPRSPFFNPIKHEMAALLPRPHSNDNSWENFIEVSNTSETMKLKELMKNKKISDPNQCVVCDRVLSCKSALQMHYRTHTGERPFKCRICGRAFTTKGNLKTHMAVHKIRPPMRNFHQCPVCHKKYSNALVLQQHIRLHTGEPTDLTPEQIQAAEIRDPPPSMMPGHFMNPFAAAAFHFGAMPGGGAGGPPGASGMPGGPHNGTLGSESSQGDLDDNMDCGDGDDFDDISSEHLSNSNDPAGDERPRSSDDFKSLLFEQKLRIDPTGVVNINSHQRPHSAASNPNSIGSASASPSAPTSPSSQPKPSCSPVRSVSETSQGALDLTPRALPPPLASSSSRSPLPPTIERKEKTISPLSQQPSVRSPNGPAALLSSQLPPSVGIDCLPPGLQHHLQQQHQHLMQQQAAVAAAAAAQHHHHQMQQHAAALHQHQEHLRREAQEVQQKAAAAAAAAAAAQRQESPQPPPRSGESSVGPPAQPNPLISARPPFGMFPNLPIFPPATTQNMCNAMNQIAQSVMPAAPFNPLALSGVRGSTTCGICYKTFPCHSALEIHYRSHTKERPFKCNICDRGFTTKGNLKQHMLTHKIRDMEQETFRNRAVKYMNEWSDDRE; this is encoded by the exons ACATAGCAAGTGATCAGGAAGATAATGGCGCCTGCTCGCCTCTGACAACCGCAACGGCTAGCGCCAGCGCTGGCAACAGCCCGTGTCCCAGCCGCAGTCCGCAGCAGCACAGCGAGGACGAAAGGGAGCCAGAACAAGTGTCCGAACAGGAATTGGTACCAGAAGTGAGTGCCCAGTCCGAATCAGAGATTGgtaaagaaatagaaaataatgcCGATGAGACAAACGCGGATCACAAtcataataacaacaacaataacaaattggTCATGACAAAGCCACCAGTCGAGCACGAGGTCGAGCAGAATGCGAATTTGAACGCTTCTATGCCGAATTCACCGACAGCCGCGACTTCGTCAATGGGGGAGGCGACTTCACAGGCTAAATCCCCTAAAAAGGAATTGGACGTGGATGTTGAAATGCAGGATGAGGGAACGCCGCGTGGCAAGAATTCGACTACGCCACCAGCTACCAATGCTGTGATTGCTGGCGCAGCAGCACAGCAATTTGGCGCCACACCTGTCACCCTGGAAGCCATACAAAACATGCAGATGGCCATTGCACAGTTTGCGGCTAAGACAATTGCGAATGGGGCATCTGGAACGGACAATGAGGCAGCCATGAAGCAGCTGGCCTTCTTGCAGCAGACGCTCTTCaatttgcaacagcagcagcttttcCAGATTCAGCTTATACAGCAATTACAATCGCAGCTGGCTCTTAACCAGGTTAAGCAAAACGAGGACGAAGCCGACGAGGAACTCGAGCCGGAGGAGCGCGAGGATGGCGAAACGGATACCTACGAAGAGGAGGAGCGCATCGCAGACATGGAGCTGCGACAAAAGGCCGAGGCACGCATGGCCGAGTCCAAGGCGCGTCAGCATCTTATAAATGCGGGTGTGCCTTTACGCGAACGCTCCAGATCCATCTCACCAGCCGCCACATCGCTGTCGACTTCGTCGCTAAAGCGCAAACGCGAAGAAGATGCCAGTGCCAAGTCGTCCGGCGCAAGTGCTAAGATTTTCGGTGAGCAGGAGAGCTCACAGGACGCCCTGAATAAGCTTAAAGAGATGGAGAATATGCCGCTGCCCTTTGGTGCAGATTTGTCGTCTAGCATCATTACCAATCATGACGATTTACCAGAGCCTAATTCCTTAGATTTGCTGCAAAAGCGCACCCAGGAGGTGCTCGATTCTGCCTCCCAAGGGATCTTGGCCAATAACATGGCCGATGATTTTGCCTTTGGTGACAAGTCCAGCGACGGTAAGGGTCGCAATGAGCCCTTCTTTAAACACCGCTGCAGGTACTGCGGAAAGGTATTTGGCTCCGACTCTGCACTACAAATTCATATACGGTCCCATACGGGTGAGCGACCCTTTAAATGTAACGTCTGTGGGAGCCGATTTACCACTAAAGGCAACCTTAAGGTGCATTTTCAGAGGCATGCACAAAAGTTCCCGCATGTGCCCATGAATGCAACGCCTATACCAGAGCACATGGACAAGTTTCATCCACCGCTGCTGGATCAAATGTCTCCCGACAGTTCTCCAACGCAGTCACCAGCCCCAGCGACTGGTCTGCCGCCGCCATCAACGTCCACACTAACACAGATGCAGCCGTCGATGTCCTTTGCCTCGAGTCCAGCATTCCCTGGACTGCCGGGCATATACCGGCCACCTATGGAGCTGCTTAAGTCACTTGGTGCTACTGCAGGCAGTACCGCCGGCTTGCCGCATCCGTTTTTCCCCCAGATGCCGGGGCTGGGTGCGGCACTGAAGCACACGCACGATCAAAGTCAGGACATGCCCACGGATTTGCGCAAGTCTTCGGGTCCCAGCTCTCCCCACGAGGAGGAAGACAACATAGCGGCTAGATTGCCTGTTAAATCAGAGCTAATGGAAGAGGAAAAGACGGAGCACACGATGGAAGCAGCGACAGCTGAAAGCGCCGAAATGGAGCCACTGCCGCTTGAGGTGCGGATTAAGGAGGAGCGTATCGATGAAGATCAGATGCATTTGCAGGAGGGTATGCAAAAGCCGGAGGCGCCTAACCGGCGTACGCCTACGCCCTCATCCTCAACAGTGCCTCATACGCCACCACTCATGCAGCGGCAAAATCACCACGTTCACTCCCACTCCAGTGTCATGCCCGCCTATCCGCCTGTGGTGCAGCCCATCCAACCACCAGCAATCATGCACGCGCAGTGCTCACCTGGATCGCAGACCCATCTGGATCAGTTGCCGACTCCTGGACAACTCCCGCCCACGATGCCCCAACGAGAAGACTTCTTTGCGGAGCGCTTCCCCCTTAATTTCACTTCAAAGACGGACGACCATTCGCCCATACGCTCGCCCGCTGGCCATGCGCATGCTCACATTCCGCGTTCACCCTTCTTCAATCCAATCAAACATGAGATGGCTGCCTTGCTGCCGCGTCCTCATAGCAATGACAACTCGTGGGAGAATTTTATTGAGGTGTCGAACACCTCGGAGACAATGAAGCTCAAAGAGCTTATGAAGAACAAGAAGATCAGCGATCCAAATCAATGCGTTGTCTGCGATCGCGTCCTCTCCTGTAAGAGCGCTCTCCAAATGCACTACCGTACTCACACGGGCGAGCGACCTTTTAAGTGTCGAATTTGTGGCCGAGCCTTCACGACCAAAGGCAATCTGAAAACCCACATGGCTGTGCACAAGATTCGACCGCCCATGCGTAACTTTCATCAGTGTCCGGTTTGCCACAAGAAGTACTCAAATGCACttgtgctgcagcagcacataCGTCTGCACACGGGGGAGCCAACCGACCTGACACCCGAGCAAATACAGGCCGCTGAAATACGCGATCCGCCGCCATCAATGATGCCTGGCCACTTTATGAATCCTTTCGCAGCGGCTGCCTTTCACTTTGGTGCCATGCCTGGCGGCGGTGCTGGTGGTCCGCCTGGAGCTTCTGGCATGCCCGGTGGTCCACACAATGGCACTTTGGGCTCGGAGTCATCGCAGGGTGACCTGGATGATAATATGGACTGTGGCGATGGAGATGACTTCGATGATATCTCCTCGGAGCATTTGTCAAATAGTAACGATCCTGCGGGCGACGAGCGACCGCGTTCTAGTGATGATTTCAAGTCGCTCCTGTTTGAGCAGAAGCTGCGTATTGATCCAACTGGGGTAGTCAACATTAACAGTCATCAGCGACCGCACTCTGCCGCCAGCAATCCCAATTCGATTGGTTCCGCTTCGGCGTCACCCTCGGCGCCAACTAGCCCAAGCTCGCAGCCCAAGCCCAGCTGCTCACCCGTTCGCTCCGTGTCAGAGACTTCACAGGGTGCTCTCGACTTGACACCACGCGCTCTTCCTCCGCCGCTGGCCTCCTCAAGCTCGCGCTCACCGCTACCGCCAACTATTGAGCGTAAGGAGAAGACCATTAGCCCGCTCAGTCAGCAGCCATCGGTGCGTAGTCCCAATGGTCCCGCTGCGCTGCTTTCTTCGCAGTTGCCACCCTCAGTGGGCATTGATTGCCTTCCTCCTGGTCTGCAGCAtcatttgcagcagcagcatcagcatcttATGCAGCAACAAGCGGCTGTggccgccgcagcagccgcgcagcatcatcatcatcagatGCAGCAACATGCGGCCGCACTGCACCAACATCAGGAACACCTCCGTCGCGAGGCGCAGGAAGTTCAACAGAAAGCGGCGgctgcagccgccgcagctgccgctgcccagCGTCAGGAATCTCCACAGCCTCCACCTCGGTCCGGCGAATCGTCAGTCGGTCCGCCAGCCCAGCCCAATCCGTTGATTTCTGCGCGACCGCCCTTCGGCATGTTCCCCAATCTACCAATATTTCCGCCAGCCACCACACAAAATATGTGCAATGCCATGAACCAAATAGCGCAATCCGTGATGCCAGCGGCACCATTTAATCCGTTGGCACTAAGTGGGGTGCGTGGCAGCACCACGTGCGGCATCTGTTACAAGACATTCCCCTGTCATTCGGCGCTTGAGATTCACTACAGGAGCCACACCAAAGAGCGGCCCTTTAAGTGCAACATCTGCGATCGCGGCTTTACAACTAAG GGTAACCTCAAGCAGCATATGCTGACACACAAAATTCGCGACATGGAGCAAGAGACCTTCAGAAATCGTGCTGTAAAGTAT ATGAATGAGTGGAGCGATGATCGTGAATAA
- the salm gene encoding homeotic protein spalt-major isoform X5: MVPIFQVPPSACTGQHIASDQEDNGACSPLTTATASASAGNSPCPSRSPQQHSEDEREPEQVSEQELVPEVSAQSESEIGKEIENNADETNADHNHNNNNNNKLVMTKPPVEHEVEQNANLNASMPNSPTAATSSMGEATSQAKSPKKELDVDVEMQDEGTPRGKNSTTPPATNAVIAGAAAQQFGATPVTLEAIQNMQMAIAQFAAKTIANGASGTDNEAAMKQLAFLQQTLFNLQQQQLFQIQLIQQLQSQLALNQVKQNEDEADEELEPEEREDGETDTYEEEERIADMELRQKAEARMAESKARQHLINAGVPLRERSRSISPAATSLSTSSLKRKREEDASAKSSGASAKIFGEQESSQDALNKLKEMENMPLPFGADLSSSIITNHDDLPEPNSLDLLQKRTQEVLDSASQGILANNMADDFAFGDKSSDGKGRNEPFFKHRCRYCGKVFGSDSALQIHIRSHTGERPFKCNVCGSRFTTKGNLKVHFQRHAQKFPHVPMNATPIPEHMDKFHPPLLDQMSPDSSPTQSPAPATGLPPPSTSTLTQMQPSMSFASSPAFPGLPGIYRPPMELLKSLGATAGSTAGLPHPFFPQMPGLGAALKHTHDQSQDMPTDLRKSSGPSSPHEEEDNIAARLPVKSELMEEEKTEHTMEAATAESAEMEPLPLEVRIKEERIDEDQMHLQEGMQKPEAPNRRTPTPSSSTVPHTPPLMQRQNHHVHSHSSVMPAYPPVVQPIQPPAIMHAQCSPGSQTHLDQLPTPGQLPPTMPQREDFFAERFPLNFTSKTDDHSPIRSPAGHAHAHIPRSPFFNPIKHEMAALLPRPHSNDNSWENFIEVSNTSETMKLKELMKNKKISDPNQCVVCDRVLSCKSALQMHYRTHTGERPFKCRICGRAFTTKGNLKTHMAVHKIRPPMRNFHQCPVCHKKYSNALVLQQHIRLHTGEPTDLTPEQIQAAEIRDPPPSMMPGHFMNPFAAAAFHFGAMPGGGAGGPPGASGMPGGPHNGTLGSESSQGDLDDNMDCGDGDDFDDISSEHLSNSNDPAGDERPRSSDDFKSLLFEQKLRIDPTGVVNINSHQRPHSAASNPNSIGSASASPSAPTSPSSQPKPSCSPVRSVSETSQGALDLTPRALPPPLASSSSRSPLPPTIERKEKTISPLSQQPSVRSPNGPAALLSSQLPPSVGIDCLPPGLQHHLQQQHQHLMQQQAAVAAAAAAQHHHHQMQQHAAALHQHQEHLRREAQEVQQKAAAAAAAAAAAQRQESPQPPPRSGESSVGPPAQPNPLISARPPFGMFPNLPIFPPATTQNMCNAMNQIAQSVMPAAPFNPLALSGVRGSTTCGICYKTFPCHSALEIHYRSHTKERPFKCNICDRGFTTKGNLKQHMLTHKIRDMEQETFRNRAVKYMNEWSDDRE, from the exons ATGGTTCCTATATTTCAAGTACCTCCTTCTGCCTGCACTGGACAGC ACATAGCAAGTGATCAGGAAGATAATGGCGCCTGCTCGCCTCTGACAACCGCAACGGCTAGCGCCAGCGCTGGCAACAGCCCGTGTCCCAGCCGCAGTCCGCAGCAGCACAGCGAGGACGAAAGGGAGCCAGAACAAGTGTCCGAACAGGAATTGGTACCAGAAGTGAGTGCCCAGTCCGAATCAGAGATTGgtaaagaaatagaaaataatgcCGATGAGACAAACGCGGATCACAAtcataataacaacaacaataacaaattggTCATGACAAAGCCACCAGTCGAGCACGAGGTCGAGCAGAATGCGAATTTGAACGCTTCTATGCCGAATTCACCGACAGCCGCGACTTCGTCAATGGGGGAGGCGACTTCACAGGCTAAATCCCCTAAAAAGGAATTGGACGTGGATGTTGAAATGCAGGATGAGGGAACGCCGCGTGGCAAGAATTCGACTACGCCACCAGCTACCAATGCTGTGATTGCTGGCGCAGCAGCACAGCAATTTGGCGCCACACCTGTCACCCTGGAAGCCATACAAAACATGCAGATGGCCATTGCACAGTTTGCGGCTAAGACAATTGCGAATGGGGCATCTGGAACGGACAATGAGGCAGCCATGAAGCAGCTGGCCTTCTTGCAGCAGACGCTCTTCaatttgcaacagcagcagcttttcCAGATTCAGCTTATACAGCAATTACAATCGCAGCTGGCTCTTAACCAGGTTAAGCAAAACGAGGACGAAGCCGACGAGGAACTCGAGCCGGAGGAGCGCGAGGATGGCGAAACGGATACCTACGAAGAGGAGGAGCGCATCGCAGACATGGAGCTGCGACAAAAGGCCGAGGCACGCATGGCCGAGTCCAAGGCGCGTCAGCATCTTATAAATGCGGGTGTGCCTTTACGCGAACGCTCCAGATCCATCTCACCAGCCGCCACATCGCTGTCGACTTCGTCGCTAAAGCGCAAACGCGAAGAAGATGCCAGTGCCAAGTCGTCCGGCGCAAGTGCTAAGATTTTCGGTGAGCAGGAGAGCTCACAGGACGCCCTGAATAAGCTTAAAGAGATGGAGAATATGCCGCTGCCCTTTGGTGCAGATTTGTCGTCTAGCATCATTACCAATCATGACGATTTACCAGAGCCTAATTCCTTAGATTTGCTGCAAAAGCGCACCCAGGAGGTGCTCGATTCTGCCTCCCAAGGGATCTTGGCCAATAACATGGCCGATGATTTTGCCTTTGGTGACAAGTCCAGCGACGGTAAGGGTCGCAATGAGCCCTTCTTTAAACACCGCTGCAGGTACTGCGGAAAGGTATTTGGCTCCGACTCTGCACTACAAATTCATATACGGTCCCATACGGGTGAGCGACCCTTTAAATGTAACGTCTGTGGGAGCCGATTTACCACTAAAGGCAACCTTAAGGTGCATTTTCAGAGGCATGCACAAAAGTTCCCGCATGTGCCCATGAATGCAACGCCTATACCAGAGCACATGGACAAGTTTCATCCACCGCTGCTGGATCAAATGTCTCCCGACAGTTCTCCAACGCAGTCACCAGCCCCAGCGACTGGTCTGCCGCCGCCATCAACGTCCACACTAACACAGATGCAGCCGTCGATGTCCTTTGCCTCGAGTCCAGCATTCCCTGGACTGCCGGGCATATACCGGCCACCTATGGAGCTGCTTAAGTCACTTGGTGCTACTGCAGGCAGTACCGCCGGCTTGCCGCATCCGTTTTTCCCCCAGATGCCGGGGCTGGGTGCGGCACTGAAGCACACGCACGATCAAAGTCAGGACATGCCCACGGATTTGCGCAAGTCTTCGGGTCCCAGCTCTCCCCACGAGGAGGAAGACAACATAGCGGCTAGATTGCCTGTTAAATCAGAGCTAATGGAAGAGGAAAAGACGGAGCACACGATGGAAGCAGCGACAGCTGAAAGCGCCGAAATGGAGCCACTGCCGCTTGAGGTGCGGATTAAGGAGGAGCGTATCGATGAAGATCAGATGCATTTGCAGGAGGGTATGCAAAAGCCGGAGGCGCCTAACCGGCGTACGCCTACGCCCTCATCCTCAACAGTGCCTCATACGCCACCACTCATGCAGCGGCAAAATCACCACGTTCACTCCCACTCCAGTGTCATGCCCGCCTATCCGCCTGTGGTGCAGCCCATCCAACCACCAGCAATCATGCACGCGCAGTGCTCACCTGGATCGCAGACCCATCTGGATCAGTTGCCGACTCCTGGACAACTCCCGCCCACGATGCCCCAACGAGAAGACTTCTTTGCGGAGCGCTTCCCCCTTAATTTCACTTCAAAGACGGACGACCATTCGCCCATACGCTCGCCCGCTGGCCATGCGCATGCTCACATTCCGCGTTCACCCTTCTTCAATCCAATCAAACATGAGATGGCTGCCTTGCTGCCGCGTCCTCATAGCAATGACAACTCGTGGGAGAATTTTATTGAGGTGTCGAACACCTCGGAGACAATGAAGCTCAAAGAGCTTATGAAGAACAAGAAGATCAGCGATCCAAATCAATGCGTTGTCTGCGATCGCGTCCTCTCCTGTAAGAGCGCTCTCCAAATGCACTACCGTACTCACACGGGCGAGCGACCTTTTAAGTGTCGAATTTGTGGCCGAGCCTTCACGACCAAAGGCAATCTGAAAACCCACATGGCTGTGCACAAGATTCGACCGCCCATGCGTAACTTTCATCAGTGTCCGGTTTGCCACAAGAAGTACTCAAATGCACttgtgctgcagcagcacataCGTCTGCACACGGGGGAGCCAACCGACCTGACACCCGAGCAAATACAGGCCGCTGAAATACGCGATCCGCCGCCATCAATGATGCCTGGCCACTTTATGAATCCTTTCGCAGCGGCTGCCTTTCACTTTGGTGCCATGCCTGGCGGCGGTGCTGGTGGTCCGCCTGGAGCTTCTGGCATGCCCGGTGGTCCACACAATGGCACTTTGGGCTCGGAGTCATCGCAGGGTGACCTGGATGATAATATGGACTGTGGCGATGGAGATGACTTCGATGATATCTCCTCGGAGCATTTGTCAAATAGTAACGATCCTGCGGGCGACGAGCGACCGCGTTCTAGTGATGATTTCAAGTCGCTCCTGTTTGAGCAGAAGCTGCGTATTGATCCAACTGGGGTAGTCAACATTAACAGTCATCAGCGACCGCACTCTGCCGCCAGCAATCCCAATTCGATTGGTTCCGCTTCGGCGTCACCCTCGGCGCCAACTAGCCCAAGCTCGCAGCCCAAGCCCAGCTGCTCACCCGTTCGCTCCGTGTCAGAGACTTCACAGGGTGCTCTCGACTTGACACCACGCGCTCTTCCTCCGCCGCTGGCCTCCTCAAGCTCGCGCTCACCGCTACCGCCAACTATTGAGCGTAAGGAGAAGACCATTAGCCCGCTCAGTCAGCAGCCATCGGTGCGTAGTCCCAATGGTCCCGCTGCGCTGCTTTCTTCGCAGTTGCCACCCTCAGTGGGCATTGATTGCCTTCCTCCTGGTCTGCAGCAtcatttgcagcagcagcatcagcatcttATGCAGCAACAAGCGGCTGTggccgccgcagcagccgcgcagcatcatcatcatcagatGCAGCAACATGCGGCCGCACTGCACCAACATCAGGAACACCTCCGTCGCGAGGCGCAGGAAGTTCAACAGAAAGCGGCGgctgcagccgccgcagctgccgctgcccagCGTCAGGAATCTCCACAGCCTCCACCTCGGTCCGGCGAATCGTCAGTCGGTCCGCCAGCCCAGCCCAATCCGTTGATTTCTGCGCGACCGCCCTTCGGCATGTTCCCCAATCTACCAATATTTCCGCCAGCCACCACACAAAATATGTGCAATGCCATGAACCAAATAGCGCAATCCGTGATGCCAGCGGCACCATTTAATCCGTTGGCACTAAGTGGGGTGCGTGGCAGCACCACGTGCGGCATCTGTTACAAGACATTCCCCTGTCATTCGGCGCTTGAGATTCACTACAGGAGCCACACCAAAGAGCGGCCCTTTAAGTGCAACATCTGCGATCGCGGCTTTACAACTAAG GGTAACCTCAAGCAGCATATGCTGACACACAAAATTCGCGACATGGAGCAAGAGACCTTCAGAAATCGTGCTGTAAAGTAT ATGAATGAGTGGAGCGATGATCGTGAATAA